The proteins below come from a single Drosophila kikkawai strain 14028-0561.14 chromosome 3R, DkikHiC1v2, whole genome shotgun sequence genomic window:
- the ash2 gene encoding set1/Ash2 histone methyltransferase complex subunit ASH2 isoform X1, which translates to MEEIPMETSSPTESSSEVNFNAEEEKSQETRSAAGFCYCGKERNLNIVELLCATCARWVHESCVSYQLGKGKLLPFITNYVFVCKNCSATGLESFRKSQATISQMCHCAIANMQQAAAREGKRQTQFSKDKEIIPYIEQYWEAMTTMPRRLTQSWYSTVQRSLVKDVQTLFTYEEHSEHGSMYGLFHQDLRIIKPNYESMSKSGALRLTDDGYTQAALAKNNRQKRKFPGTDSGPTGKKGRPSSDITANVKLPPHGYPLEHPFNKDGYRYILAEPDPHAPFRQEFDESSDWAGKPIPGWLYRTLVPHSVLLALHDRAPQLKISEDRLAVTGERGYCMVRATHSVNRGCWYYEITIEEMPEGAATRLGWGREYGNLQAPLGYDKFGYSWRSRKGTKFTESHGKHYSDAYVEGDTLGFLIELPEESALDYLPNTFKDRPLVKFKSHLYYEDKDKINETLKNLHILQGSRIEFFKNGQSQGVAFEDIYAGSYFPAISIHKSATVSVNFGPAFKYPEVLVEHKAKGMHDRVEELITEQCLADTLYLTEHDGRLRLDNMGL; encoded by the exons ATGGAGGAGATCCCAATGGAGACCAGCTCGCCCACGGAGTCCAGCTCAGAGGTGAACTTCAACGCCGAGGAGGAGAAATCCCAGGAGACGCGTTCCGCCGCCGGCTTTTGCTACTG CGGGAAGGAGCGCAACCTGAACATTGTGGAGCTACTCTGCGCCACCTGTGCGCGCTGGGTGCACGAGTCGTGCGTCTCCTACCAGCTGGGCAAGGGTAAGCTGCTGCCCTTCATCACCAACTATGTGTTCGTGTGCAAGAACTGCTCGGCCACCGGGCTGGAGAGCTTCCGGAAGAGCCAGGCCA CCATTTCCCAGATGTGCCATTGTGCTATCGCCAATATGCAGCAGGCGGCTGCCAGGGAGGGCAAGCGACAGACCCAGTTTAGCAAGGACAAGGAGATCATTCCCTACATCGAGCAGTACTGGGAGGCCATGACCACGATGCCCCGGAGGCTTACCCAGTCCTGGTACAGCACTGTGCAACGGTCCCTGGTCAAGGATGTTCAGACGCTGTTCACCTACGAGGAGCACTCGGAGCACGGCTCTATGTACGGGCTATTCCACCAGGATCTGCGGATCATTAAGCCCAACTACGAGAGTATGAGCAAGAGTGGCGCGCTCCGTCTGACCGACGATGGCTACACACAAG CTGCCCTTGCCAAGAACAATAGGCAAAAGCGTAAGTTCCCCGGCACGGACTCCGGCCCCACGGGCAAAAAGGGTCGCCCCAGCTCCGACATCACCGCCAACGTGAAGCTACCGCCGCACGGCTATCCGCTAGAGCACCCCTTCAACAAGGATGGCTACCGCTACATACTAGCCGAGCCCGATCCACACGCTCCCTTCAGGCAAGAGTTCGACGAAAGCTCCGACTGGGCCGGGAAGCCCATTCCGGGCTGGCTGTATCGTACCCTGGTGCCGCATTCCGTGCTCCTGGCACTGCACGACAGGGCGCCGCAGCTGAAGATTAGCGAGGATCGCCTGGCGGTGACTGGAGAGCGGGGCTACTGCATGGTGCGAGCCACCCACT CTGTCAACAGAGGCTGCTGGTACTACGAGATCACCATCGAGGAGATGCCCGAGGGGGCTGCCACTCGCCTTGGCTGGGGCAGGGAGTACGGCAACCTGCAAGCTCCACTGGGCTATGACAAGTTTGGCTACTCCTGGCGATCCCGCAAGGGCACAAAGTTTACAGAGAGCCACGGCAAGCATTACAGCGATGCGTACGTAGAGGGAGACACCCTTGGGTTCCTGATCGAACTGCCCGAGGAGTCGGCCCTGGATTATCTTCCCAACACATTCAAGGATCGG CCACTGGTCAAGTTCAAGTCGCATCTGTACTATGAGGACAAGGACAAGATCAACGAGACGCTTAAGAATCTGCACATCCTGCAGGGCAGTCGCATTGAGTTCTTCAAGAACGGTCAGTCGCAGGGAGTGGCCTTCGAGGACATATACGCCGGCAGCTACTTCCCGGCCATTTCGATTCACAAGAGTGCCACGGTCAGCGTAAACTTTGGACCCGCCTTTAAGTATCCCGAAGTTCTCGTCGAACACAAGGCAAAAGGA ATGCACGATCGCGTTGAGGAGTTGATTACGGAGCAGTGTCTGGCGGACACCCTTTACCTCACTGAGCACGATGGACGTCTGCGCCTGGACAACATGGGCCTATAG
- the ash2 gene encoding set1/Ash2 histone methyltransferase complex subunit ASH2 isoform X2 has translation MASSFPEEESALAKNNRQKRKFPGTDSGPTGKKGRPSSDITANVKLPPHGYPLEHPFNKDGYRYILAEPDPHAPFRQEFDESSDWAGKPIPGWLYRTLVPHSVLLALHDRAPQLKISEDRLAVTGERGYCMVRATHSVNRGCWYYEITIEEMPEGAATRLGWGREYGNLQAPLGYDKFGYSWRSRKGTKFTESHGKHYSDAYVEGDTLGFLIELPEESALDYLPNTFKDRPLVKFKSHLYYEDKDKINETLKNLHILQGSRIEFFKNGQSQGVAFEDIYAGSYFPAISIHKSATVSVNFGPAFKYPEVLVEHKAKGMHDRVEELITEQCLADTLYLTEHDGRLRLDNMGL, from the exons ATGGCGTCATCGTTTCCGGAAGAGGAGT CTGCCCTTGCCAAGAACAATAGGCAAAAGCGTAAGTTCCCCGGCACGGACTCCGGCCCCACGGGCAAAAAGGGTCGCCCCAGCTCCGACATCACCGCCAACGTGAAGCTACCGCCGCACGGCTATCCGCTAGAGCACCCCTTCAACAAGGATGGCTACCGCTACATACTAGCCGAGCCCGATCCACACGCTCCCTTCAGGCAAGAGTTCGACGAAAGCTCCGACTGGGCCGGGAAGCCCATTCCGGGCTGGCTGTATCGTACCCTGGTGCCGCATTCCGTGCTCCTGGCACTGCACGACAGGGCGCCGCAGCTGAAGATTAGCGAGGATCGCCTGGCGGTGACTGGAGAGCGGGGCTACTGCATGGTGCGAGCCACCCACT CTGTCAACAGAGGCTGCTGGTACTACGAGATCACCATCGAGGAGATGCCCGAGGGGGCTGCCACTCGCCTTGGCTGGGGCAGGGAGTACGGCAACCTGCAAGCTCCACTGGGCTATGACAAGTTTGGCTACTCCTGGCGATCCCGCAAGGGCACAAAGTTTACAGAGAGCCACGGCAAGCATTACAGCGATGCGTACGTAGAGGGAGACACCCTTGGGTTCCTGATCGAACTGCCCGAGGAGTCGGCCCTGGATTATCTTCCCAACACATTCAAGGATCGG CCACTGGTCAAGTTCAAGTCGCATCTGTACTATGAGGACAAGGACAAGATCAACGAGACGCTTAAGAATCTGCACATCCTGCAGGGCAGTCGCATTGAGTTCTTCAAGAACGGTCAGTCGCAGGGAGTGGCCTTCGAGGACATATACGCCGGCAGCTACTTCCCGGCCATTTCGATTCACAAGAGTGCCACGGTCAGCGTAAACTTTGGACCCGCCTTTAAGTATCCCGAAGTTCTCGTCGAACACAAGGCAAAAGGA ATGCACGATCGCGTTGAGGAGTTGATTACGGAGCAGTGTCTGGCGGACACCCTTTACCTCACTGAGCACGATGGACGTCTGCGCCTGGACAACATGGGCCTATAG
- the LOC108073302 gene encoding uncharacterized protein, with product MSSDRRFYFATDLGYNATAEVEDNEGGGLYTSICKDRIEDKGNNNETDVAVEPDKDDQDQDPDDAEFLQDVPYSSSSIDRSSVGSIPWADDAIKKNLLDWERVERLLSGEDPLPEQEPELRNEIADWQSKFPSLLGRRTRPMRHHSFDSQAREDIDSISNLSLNSLDDEDDEEAEDGFLTPTAELQQRHHQPMSRPYLRPSQKKLVDLLDRDLRVTSVSVKLLKRQRSQQHQPQMPISATTQSSARLRMPPILNVLDTNRRFRGLLNNRSFVQLTQVQQKEQQQHQAKSAVLPHQGNRSAWHMPMAASRFFNNKNAIVLPSLNLGRHRELATTTGTSSQSNSSGGGGHNSHGHSNSSSNRSTLHPFGLASVSSNTPSTGRSISAAVHHPRSEFVPSSAFYIPYSASKFKAFK from the coding sequence ATGTCCTCTGACAGACGCTTCTACTTCGCAACGGATCTCGGATATAATGCCACAGCCGAAGTGGAGGACAATGAGGGCGGCGGGCTCTATACGTCCATCTGCAAGGACCGGATCGAGGACAAGGGAAACAACAACGAAACGGATGTGGCAGTGGAACCGGACAAGGacgaccaggaccaggacccgGACGACGCGGAATTCCTGCAGGATGTGCCCTACTCCTCGAGCAGCATCGATCGCAGCTCGGTGGGCTCCATTCCGTGGGCGGACGACGCCATCAAGAAGAACTTGCTGGACTGGGAGCGGGTGGAGCGGCTGCTGAGCGGGGAGGATCCGCTGCCAGAGCAGGAGCCGGAGCTGCGCAACGAGATAGCCGACTGGCAGAGCAAGTTCCCCAGCTTGCTGGGACGTAGGACGCGCCCGATGCGTCACCACAGTTTCGATAGCCAGGCGAGGGAGGACATCGACTCGATATCCAATCTCAGTCTTAATTCCCTAgacgacgaggacgatgaGGAGGCGGAGGATGGCTTCCTTACGCCAACGGCCGAGCTGCAACAGCGGCATCATCAGCCTATGTCCCGTCCGTATCTGCGTCCCAGCCAGAAGAAGCTAGTGGATCTGCTCGATAGAGATCTGCGCGTCACCTCCGTCTCGGTGAAGCTGCTCAAGCGACAACGCAGTCAGCAGCACCAACCTCAGATGCCCATCTCGGCCACGACACAGTCCTCAGCCCGCCTGCGGATGCCGCCCATTCTAAACGTTCTGGACACCAACCGGCGCTTTCGGGGATTGCTCAACAACCGCAGCTTCGTTCAACTGACCCAGGTGCAGCAAAAGGAGCAACAACAGCACCAGGCCAAGTCCGCTGTCCTGCCCCACCAGGGCAATCGGTCTGCCTGGCACATGCCCATGGCCGCCAGTCGTTTCTTCAACAACAAGAACGCAATTGTGCTGCCCTCGCTGAATCTGGGCAGGCATAGGGAGCTGGCCACCACCACGGGCACGTCCAGCCAGAGCAACTcaagcggcggcggcgggcaCAACAGTCACGGCCACAGCAACAGTTCCTCCAACCGATCAACGCTGCATCCCTTCGGACTAGCCAGCGTCTCTAGTAACACACCATCGACGGGACGGTCCATATCGGCGGCAGTGCATCATCCGCGGTCTGAGTTCGTGCCGAGCAGTGCCTTCTACATACCCTACAGTGCCTCTAAATTCAAAGCCTTTAAGTAA